The nucleotide sequence GCCCCAGCCCAGTTGCCAAGAGCGATCGGGCGGGATTGAGTTCTAAACTGCGCTGAAAGTGCTCGGCGGCCAAGGCGGGGCGCTGCGCCAATTGAAAATAGCCCAGATTCGTGTGCAGAAACTCGTCATTGGGCAAAATCTCTAACCCCCGCTCGAACCAAGCAATGGCCTCCTGCCGCTTCTGCACTTGGATGGCGGGATCGGAGATCTCGCTCGCCTGCCGGTTCGCGATCCATCCCGCTTGCACGGGGTAAAAAGGCTCCTGGGGAAAAATCTGGTGGGCTCTGTCTAGCTGAACTTGTGCGGTGGCAAAATCGTTGTCGAAATAGGCTTCTAGGCCCCGGCTGGAGGCGGACCAAGCCCAGTAACGCGGTCCGATTGACGTTAGGGCGATCGCCAAAGCCACACACCCGATCGCCCCCACGGCCCGTTGCTGTCCGAGACTGCAGGCCGATCTGCTCGATGGCGGTGCCATGCTGGCCAATCCTGCAATGGCGGCAATTAAATACAGGCTAATTGCGGGCACATCCAACTGATAGTCAGTCAGTGCCTGCACCCCAAAGCCCAATAACCCCAAACTCAATCCTGCCGCCCAAGCGCGATCGCCGTCCCCCTCCAACTGCTGCCACTGACGAAAATATCTCCAGGCCACTCCGACCAGTACCGCCAGCCAAACGGCCACAACCAGTAACCCCATCCCCCCCAATTCAGCCATTAACTGCAAAGGAGTGCTGTGCAGGTGAAACATCGCCTGTGCTTCCAGTCCCGCCCAATCGGGGCGATAGGTGGAAAATACCCAGGCCGCCGTTCCCGGCCCCGTGCCCAATAGTGGATGGGCGGCCAAGATATCCCAACTGGCCGCAGCAGCAATGGCGCGAAAAGAGAATGCATGTAGATTGCCGCTGGCGAGTGCGGTCAAGGTCACCTGCAAGCGCGGACTCGCAGCGGCCAGAGCGATCGTTCCTCCACTAAAACAGGCGATGGCGATCGCCCGCGATCGCCAACTGCGCAACCAGTGCCAAAGGGCAATTCCCAGTACCGCCAAGCAGGCAGCCAACAGCCCCAACCAACCGCCCCGCGATTGCGTACTCCACAGCGCCACCAGTTCCAGACCGCAGGTCAAGGCCCACCACCAGCGCCAGCGCGTCTGGCGCTGCAGCCATACTAAAGTGACCGTGCAAGGGAGCAGCAGTAACAGGAAACCGGCCACATAATTTTGATGGAATAGCGGCAAGGTGTTTTGGAGCTCGAAGCTGCCGAAATTGAATTGGGCTGCCAATCCCAATTGCTCGAAACGCTGGATCTGATTCAGCTTGGGAAGAACAACCTGGCCGATCCACAGGGTCAGGCTTTCGAGCGAAAACACGAACCCCAGCCAGCCCGTTGCCTTTAACATCCACAAGCGGTGCAGTGGCGATCGCAGCCATTGCACCAAGCCATATAACACCATCAAGTGCAAAACAAATTGGGCCACATACCAGCTCCCCTGGGTCGGCCATTGCGAAGTGACGGTCGAGGCGATCGTGGCGATCGCGCTCAACGCTACGGCCCCATCCAGACCCAATCCCAACCCCCTGGCCGGAGTCGCTCGCCACCACTGCAGCAATCCCCACAGCGCCCCACAGGCCAGCCCCCCCAACCAAAGGGGCGCGAACGGCCAAGCCACGATCTGCAAAACGCTATTGGGCAATAACGTAAAGACCGCATAGATCGCAAAGGCGATCGCCCCCAAAAGCTGACCCGAGGAGCTCGGATCGGATGTTTCGCCATCCGATCGCTCGGACTTGGAGGTCTCCATTAATAAGCGCCCTTACCCGACAGCACGACCCAGACCGTTAACCACAGTAGACGAATATCTAACCCTAACGACCACTGTTGAATGTATTCGAGATCCAGGGCCATGGCATCGTCAAAATCCAGGGCTTGGCCGCGCCCTCTGACCTGCCACAAACCGGTAATGCCCGGTAAAACTTGATGGCGG is from Synechococcus sp. PCC 7336 and encodes:
- a CDS encoding O-antigen ligase family protein; translated protein: METSKSERSDGETSDPSSSGQLLGAIAFAIYAVFTLLPNSVLQIVAWPFAPLWLGGLACGALWGLLQWWRATPARGLGLGLDGAVALSAIATIASTVTSQWPTQGSWYVAQFVLHLMVLYGLVQWLRSPLHRLWMLKATGWLGFVFSLESLTLWIGQVVLPKLNQIQRFEQLGLAAQFNFGSFELQNTLPLFHQNYVAGFLLLLLPCTVTLVWLQRQTRWRWWWALTCGLELVALWSTQSRGGWLGLLAACLAVLGIALWHWLRSWRSRAIAIACFSGGTIALAAASPRLQVTLTALASGNLHAFSFRAIAAAASWDILAAHPLLGTGPGTAAWVFSTYRPDWAGLEAQAMFHLHSTPLQLMAELGGMGLLVVAVWLAVLVGVAWRYFRQWQQLEGDGDRAWAAGLSLGLLGFGVQALTDYQLDVPAISLYLIAAIAGLASMAPPSSRSACSLGQQRAVGAIGCVALAIALTSIGPRYWAWSASSRGLEAYFDNDFATAQVQLDRAHQIFPQEPFYPVQAGWIANRQASEISDPAIQVQKRQEAIAWFERGLEILPNDEFLHTNLGYFQLAQRPALAAEHFQRSLELNPARSLLATGLGLARLGNGESTDRAIAPLVRDLVRHPHLISSPLWQQALLPETYAQLLDSLDATYAGAIDRYPQLAYLRHNWAAVRWWRGDLEGAEGLLEAGEQPLLQALILAARGQVEAATAIVASQPATPEIALLRAWLDPGDRDRWLAQVAAQFPTPLWPSLSPQLPLLDWLQQPDAIQPKQANRNYLTQGVYRRTDGPRLTDTFTFPVNWVITEVWNGPFQTPRIAVELDGALQAIAPIE